In Zonotrichia albicollis isolate bZonAlb1 chromosome 9, bZonAlb1.hap1, whole genome shotgun sequence, the DNA window CTATCATGAATTGTTTATGGCCAAGCATGTCCAATTAATATTAAGTAGATGAGCCATTGCTtgtgtttcttttcctctgtgttGTTCATTGTGCAGGATAGGCAGGATTCAGTAAGTGGAAAATTATTAAATGTTGCTTTCATGCTTTTCATTCAGTGTGTGCTTCATGCACTGTGTGTGATGCAGTTTCCTCTGAGTAAGCACAGTagtttttgtattttcttgctCTCAGCACAAGTATTTAAAAAGCACTTTAATCCAATTAAAGCTGTTGAACTTCTTTTAAATATTCATGGAGGTGGGAGCTCAGGTTGGCTCAGCAGTGCTTTGCTGCAGGTGTGGCAGATGAGGCAGTGTGGTCATCCCTGCACAGGGGGTGGAAGCAGGGCAGTGAgccttcccagggcagggatgctcagTGGTGCTTTGGACTAGATAAAGCTCTGCCTGTTGTTCTCTCCACTTCAGGAACAGGGGAAAAATAATAGGAAAACTGTTGTGGTGGATAAGGACAATCAGTCAAAGTATTGCTCAGCTAGTGCAAAGTTCCTACTCTTTGTGAAGGCACTTAAGCTTGACCATAATATTTTTTAAGCAAAATGTAATGGCATGAGTCCTGTGGTGTGCTGTattgcagcactgctgaaatgTGTCAGTGTGTCAGATCTCCCTGCTTGAGAGGCTTTCCACACATCACACAtcctcttttttaaaaacttgCAGGAAACAAGCAGCCATCCAGGCCTGTGCCCTCGGATATCGCAGTGATCATGTACACAAGTGGATCCACAGGAATTCCCAAAGGAGTTATGATCTCCCATTGCAACATAATTGCTGGGATAACTGGAATGGCTGAGAGGATCCCAAATCTGGGGTGGGTACCAACTGTTACTGACCAACAAATAAAGAAGTCATGTAGTTGCTTTTAATTTTACATTAATTATTGTGTAAAATATGAACTGTTTTATATTGCTATGTCTGTGACACATCATACTATGCACTGACATGTGAGCATCTTCCAGCACTGCACTAAATGACATGGTACTATTTCATGTACTCTTTGTTCTCTCCTCTTTGGTATGTGAGCAAGACCAGGACACAAAAATCTGTGAGGCCACATTGCACTAGAGTGATTGAAAGCCTCCCTAAGCAGTGCTTGCCTTGGTTAATGTTTAAATCTTGTGGCTTCTTTCTGTTTGGTGCAGTTTTTAATCTCATCTATTGAGTTGCCTTTGCGACTCTTAACACAGGGTTAATTGTCTTGAGGTGAGTAACCAGAGTAACAATCACCCTTTTTTATGCCTAAAACCTACTGTGTGTAGTATGCAActcttgaaaaaaaacccatgtgATTTGAAGTATGCTCTCAAGCTCAAAGGCATTTTCTACTTTCTCATTTCTGCAGTAAACTTTGCATGAATTTGGCTTAATGATGCATCTGAGGACTCCAGTGCAGCATGCAGCATaaagcaatattttaaaataaattctttgcagggaaaaggacatTTATATTGGGTACCTGCCCCTTGCCCATGTTCTGGAGCTGAGTGCTGAGCTTGTGTGTCTGTCTCACGGGTGCCGCATCGGTTACTCCTCCCCTCAGACACTGGCTGACCAGGTATGGTCTAAGTCCTTACagtaaagtaaaaaagaaattaaaaaaaaattacttatatCAGATCTTTGTACTATTTGTTTAAAAACGGTACAGATTTTGTTTCTGATGTTAAAGATCTTGAATGTGTCTGCTAGTAAACTTGTTCTTCACTTTAGTCTTCTAAAATaaagaaaggaagcaaaggGGATGTTACTACGCTTAAACCAACTCTAATGGCAGCAGTTCCGGTAAGTAACTGAAggatgaattatttttaaaccttttttaaaatataattccaTTTTTAGCAACAAAATTAATACTATTACCATTTAAATAGAAAATTAGAATCTTTGATGTTAAGCTgccttaaaataataattttggtACTTGTTTGAATGTTGGAGATAAACAATCATTACACGAGTATCAAACTTTTTCGAAGTTAAAATAGCTAGAGAGAGTCAATGCCCATTTTAATTAGTCATTTCTAGTTTGTTACAGTGAAAGAGTGGAATAGAGTTGGCAGCTGGGATTtaactgctgctcctgcccagatTTTGCTTTCCTCCTTTCCATGAACATCTTGCTGTCCCTTAGcaagggaagaggaaggaacCTGGGAGTGGGATTGTCACCTGAAGCTCACTTGAGTTTCTagattgtgttttctttttgctgtacTGAATTCAGGATTTCTGTTTCTTTGAGATaaagttcttttttttatgTAACAAGGAAATCATGGATCGAATTTACAAAAACGTCATGAATAAAGTGAATGAGATGACCAGTTTCCAGAGGAATCTATTTATACTGGCCTACAACTACAAAATGGAACAGATTTCCAAAGGTTACACTACCCCACTCTGTGACAGGTAATGTTAACTTCCTTTGTAATGGCACCAAAAAATCAAAGTCTTACCACAGGAGCAGTATTTGATTTTCTTgtgcttttcttcattttattgtGACACTTTGAACATGAACAAATCTGTACTTGAGCATAAATTGAAACAACAAATCAGGAGTTTGTGTGATGGATTTAAATACTTACTGATACAATTTGAGTGTTCTTTAACTTGAAACGGATTGAAAATTTACATTTATAGAATTTTCATCAGGAATTTAATAATAGATTTATACAATTTTTGGGTAGAAGTTTATTCCTACAGAAAACTGTAGACTCCATATTTTAACAGAGGGGAACAATGGTATGCCTCAAATTAGAAAGAACCCATAGGACCATTGAGTCTAGCTCTGGGTTTCTGTAAGAGTAAAGGATAATGTATTTGCAAAATGTAtacaactgaaaatatttttaagagaaaatcaTGCAACTTTACTGCCTCATTAAATCTGTGTTCTCAAACATCTTCAAAAACCCATCTTCAAACTAGAACATGGAAAACATCTTAGAAATCTGTGACTGTATTTCTGAAAATTTCCATGTGCTCCTTCAAGTCTTTCCTTGGAAGTCATAAAGTGTATTTGAGGACCATGGAAGCTCAGTTCAGATCCAAAATTAGgttctgttttgctttgtctTGAAGCTCCAAGATGTCCCTTTCCCTTTCAGCCTTATTTTCCGCAAGGTGCGGATGCTGCTGGGCGGGAAGATCCGCGTGCTGCTGTGCGGCGGCGCCCCGCTCTCGGCGGCCACGCAGCGCTTCATGAACATCTGCTTCTGCTGCCCCGTGGGGCAGGGCTACGGCCTCACCGagtctgctggggctggcaccatCACCGAAGGTGGGTGGCACTGTGGCCCTCAGGGCTGGCACCGTCACCCAAGGTGGGTGGCACTGTGGCCCTCAGGGCTGGCACCATCACGAAGGTGGGTGACAGTGTGGCTCTCAGGGCTGGCACTATCACCCAAGGTGGGTGGCACTGTGGCTCTCAGGGCTGGCACCATCGCCCAAGGTGGGTGGCACTGTGGCTCTCAGGGCTGGCACCATCACCCAAGGTGGGTGGCACTGTGGCTCTCAGGGCTGGCACAATCGCCCAAGGTGGGTGGCACTGTGGCTCTCAGGGCTGGCACCATCGCCCAAGGTGGGTGGCACTGTGGCTCTCAGGGCTGGCACCATCACCCAAGGTGGGTGGCACTGTGGCCCTTGGGCACCAGCACCCACActcatccctgtgctgctcagccctgcctgcctgctccttGGCAGTGCCACCAACACCATGAGGGAATCCTGCAATCAGGTGTTCCCAAAAATGCATCAAACAGGGCAGTGCTGATTGAAGGCATTGTGCTAAAACAGGTGACCCATGTGTAAAATGAGGTGATGGCACCCATTCTAGTGTGAACGGGATCTTGGCGTTATTGTACTTACCACATCaacttaagatttttttttctagttttgtTGAGTATATTGAGGTGTCAGGAATTAAAATCCTTCTGCACCAGATTTTAATTTCATATAACAGAACCTAATGGTTTCAGTTGCCTTTTAGTAACTGAGGGTATCTGTTACTACAGCTGTCTACCCTCCTAGTGGGATAAGAATTTTATCTGTGTTCTCTTGATAATTCGGTTGGGTTTCCTTGGAGGTTTGCTTCTGTGAATTAAAGTTCAGGAATAAATAGCAGTTAATGCGTCATAGGAGGATGCatgacaacaaaatattttttttttctggctatCTCTGTTTTTTCGTTTTtctgaaaatgcatttatttaaattttagttTGGGACTACACTACAGGAAGAGTGGGAGCACCTTTGGTCTGTTGTGAAATCAAGTTAATGAACTGGGAAGAAGGTGAGAATTCCTGCTTATGATTTATTTGTAATGTGTTTTTAAGAACTGTGTTTTTCTATTGGGCTTTGCTCTGTAGCAGTAATTAAAGACTATTTCCTGGCtgtttgcattttaaatgcTACTTTTGCCTATACAAGTTTGCTCTTGGGGAgaagaaatgtaaaataaattccTCAGCAGTTTCAAAACAGGGAAATATCCAGACAGAAGTTATCAATGCAAGTGGCATTTTGGCTAGGTAGTATGCATGATACCTTCAGTTGccatgaagaaattattttaaaataatgttcaTAATATTATTCATAAAGTCATTAAAATTGGCGTGCAGAATAGAAGCTTAGTGGATACATTATAAGATACATATAATAACTTTTGAAATGCATTTGGgtatttcttttctctgcaggctTTTATGTACTGTAGAGTAGAAATCCATAATACTTAAGTGTGTTTTGGACTAATGCAAAACcttatggatttttttcttctctaaacTATGAGGCAAAATTATTTCGTTTTATATGAGCCTGTGTGAAACTGATAAAGCACATTACTTACTCCTGCCAGAAGGATGGCACAAATTTTTCCTTTGGAATATATTTTCATTCACATAAACTTAATAAAACTCCCCATCCTTCCAGGTGGATATTACAACACCGATAAACCATATCCTAGAGGTGAGATCCTTATTGGAGGGCAGAATGTGACTGTGGGCTACTACAAAAATGAAGCACGAACCAAAAAAGATTTCACTGTTGATGAGAATGGGCAGAGGTGGCTCCATACTGGAGACATTGGAGAGTTTCATCATGATGGATGTCTAAAAATTATTGGTGAGTTAATAAATTCAGGTAACATGTATATGTATAGATATTTATATACGCACACATCTTTCAGGGCTGTGAAAtacagtaaggaaaaaaaaatccatatctTGTCATACAGTCTAAAGCCTTCCTATATATCCCAGGGAAGTTCTGATATGTTAATGTGAACTTGTGTATTTTAGAAGCTGATTTTTGGTTCACTTTGAAACAGTCTTAACATTGGCTTACTAAATTAGTGAGACTGGGTAGTATTTAGGGAGTTAAATACAAACTAACTGAGTAGATAAGCTGCCTTATATTGTATCATTTTGTATGGTTGTGTTCAATAACCTCAAGTAATTTAGGCATAAGTTTTGGTTTCTATTGTTTTTCAAGCGAAAGGTGAACAGTTGCTCTTTAAATATGGATTTAGCCTGAAATAAATAACATAATGCCACCAAATGGTGCATATTTTGCTTTATGGGTCTGGGCCAGACAGCACAATATGTGTGCTCCTGGCTAACAGTGCCTTTGCATAGTCCTATTTGTCCTCCATGCACATGATGGTGCTGTCATATAGGAAATGCTGTTCTGAAGGCAGAAAATGCATGGAATTGTAATATCCCTAATTTTGttgggacagacagactgatAAAATGCATTCTAGAAACATAACATTATAGGTTTCTGGTGTATTCACCAAACATGAGCCAGTTTCGATATTTAAATAAGCATTTCAGAAAAATGTAAAATCAATGTTTCAGAGTTTTCTGTTCTGTAATTAACAGTTAATTCCTTTCTTCCTCGGTAGATCGCAAAAAGGATCTTGTAAAGCTGCAGGCAGGAGAGTATGTTTCTCTTGGCAAAGTAGAAGCAGCTCTGAAGAATCTCCCACTGGTGGATAATATTTGTGCATATGCAAGCAGGTAAGAGCAGGTTATACTTTGTTACTGCTCTGTTTTGTCCTCTTGAAACAATTCTTTTTGCCGCTCAATGtgtagaatttttttaaatccgctaaaaaaaaggcttttactTATAATACAATGGAATAACTATCAAAACTAAAAGATCTGAAgtccaatttttatttttcctttctcatttgTTGTCATCAGTTATTGGGAAATACCAGTGATGACTCTTACATTCCCCCTTCCCCTATCTTAAATGCAGCTGAGCTCTATTGCATTAATTACAGGCATCACTCAAGCACTTTGAGATTGTTACCTTTAGAAGCCCTAGGGCACCTTGTTCCTTGCTGTGTTTAGTTGTCATTTGTCCTTCAGAGGAAGTACTGGGGTACTTCAGAGGAAGGTGGGAGAAAAACCACCAATGGCACAGTAGCTGGCTTGTGATTTAAAGTTCCTTTTCTTTATCCCTGCAGTACACCACCTTGAAGCTTGAGAAAAAGCGCAGTCTAAACACTGTGCAAACACACAATAAATGACAATCGAATGTCATTTCTATTTGCTTTATATGTGTACTAATAAATGAGGTGATAAGGGCTCAAACATGTCTTAAGTTTCTCTTTCTAGAGTTTCTTAGCTCTTACACATATAAATATACTTCAGGTGGTCTTTGTTTCCTGTTGACATTTGACACTGATGTTTGGAAAGTTATTTTCGAGCTTCTGAATGATCAGAAATATTCTGACTCCCATTAATGTCTCAAAAAGCCCAACTTTACTTTGAAAGAAGCCAGGATAAGCATACCAGAGAATTGCTCAGTGGtaataaataaaagaattaaCTTGTGGTTTGTTCACCTGGTTCTCTGTAACTTTGGGGGGTTTGTGCAGTCCTTATGTGACTGCAGTTGTGACAGCTTTGGATCAGTATGCTGGCATGCATTGAGCCAGCCACTGCTGAGGAAATTTCCATTCTTTTAAGCTTTGTTTGTGGTTTGGACTCAATGTGTAAGTCTCACATTTGCTGGCTTTGACAGCCTGAAGTGCAGCTGTTCCAAGCACCCTCTGTAATCTTTGGAGAAGGAGCTTCCAACATgtgatttcttctcttccagGATTGCAGTTCATTATTGGACTTGTGCTACCAAATTTTTGTGTTAATTTTGCCAGGCCAACATAACATTGGAAGCAAAAATGCACTTGCCAACCAGACACTTGACTGTGATAGGCCATGTCTTGTCTATTActtaaaaacaggaaaacctATGAGCAATTTTTAAAGGTAACTTAGAAACAAGAGTCCAGACCAAGGACAAACAAGACAGGACATTCCAGATTGGTTTTTCGGTTGCTGCTTTACTTTCTTAATGCTGTTATGTGTGTGATGTGGCCTGAGTAGCCATGTAATAGAGTTCCTGAATAATTGTCCATATGCACATTTCATTGTGGGCATGGGCTCACCTCAGCAGTGTGAGCTCAGTGAGATTTTGTAACAGTGCCTGTGACCTTTCTTGGATCCTGTCTCTCCTAATACTTGGCCTGGGTGATCTCCTGTGCAGGAGGAGTCCTTTGTTTGTAGCTGTTCTGTTTCCCACGTGCAAAAGTACAAGGAGGGCAGACTTGTACAAATGGGTTTAATATCTGATTTGACCTTAGATTTAGGGTGCAAAGCTCCTCTGAACACGGTAGTAGGGAATCAGAGTTGTTTGCATGATGTTGCTACTTCAAAAGCTGTGTTGACTTCAGACAAAATAAGTGAGATAAGGAATAAAAACATTTGCTGAAAGGAATGGTGATTAGAGCTCTGTCAGGGGAGACTCCTACTGCTCTATCAACTCTTCACCCATCCAAGACACATGAAGTAGATTTTAAGCATCATGTCAGGAAAATGAGTAGCTCGGTTACCTGAAGAATGAGCAAACATGGCAGAAAACCTGAGGAAGTCCTCAGCCATCTCAAGGAGATAAGGACCAGGCTTTACAGAATAGAAACAGTGGTATCTATGTAGTGCCATTAAATATGTTTCTGACCACAGGTTTGAGAGCCATCCGTGGGTAGAATCATAAGCACAGCAAGGGAATGAAGCTTCCTAGTGTAGGACTGACATTTTGGCAAAACCTTTCATCATGTAAGGGATGACTAAGGAGGTCTTGAGGACCAAAGTCTGAAAATTTCCACTGAAAATCACTTCCAAGACAAAGGTACCAAGTACAAAGGATCAGCATAGGGAGCAGCGACAGGGCAGTGACTGCTCGAGAGGGAAGATGTCCCTTCAGGATACCTTTTAAGAGAAAACAGTGCTTTAGCATTTGAACTGCAACAAGTGAAGATTTAACTTTGTGGCACAGAATGAAAAACTGCATGTACCAGGAACTGAGAGCTGCAAGGTGttctttccaagaaaaaaaCTATTGGATGAACCTGTTTGTCCAAAACAAGTACACTTCTACTGAAGGAGCTGAATTTTAGAGGAACAGAAAGTTTGATGCTTACCCAGGCAACTGATTACTTCTGTGTACTGTTTATCCCTGGAAACACTGGTGATATTGCAGGACATGATCTTGAGCATGTCAAAAGACTATAGGAACCAGGAGTGAAACAAGGGGTTCAGTGCAGAGTACAGCATGAGTGTgcatgggggaaatggggcagAGGCAAAGGCAGAAGGTGAGATGCAGGCAGTAGTGATAGTGAGGCTAATCTGAAATCATCCCTTAATACATTttcaggaagagaaaaatgagaatgGTTTTGTGCTGGCAGGCAAAGCTTGTGATGGTGCTGCCAGGGAAGTCTGTGTTTATAATGGACATTGGTGCTGTCTTCTCAACTCCTGTCAGATGCCCATTATGGTTCATTCCAGTAACAAAGGAGAAATTTGTACTGTGCAGTAACCAAAACCATATTTAGAGGTAGTATCTTCAAAGTATCTTGAAGACCTTAAAGAATATAGTACAGTAATCTGCATGCTAGGGCTGAGTTTCCATATTTTGTATTAGTGATCTGTCTGGTGAGAGTTGAAAAGATTTAATAATTCTCTAGATAGTTAAGATGGAAGGGAACCAAAGCCACAGTGGAGGATAGGATGAGAATTCAGAGCAGGCTTGGCTAGGTGGAGATTTGCTTGAAAGCAGCAGTAAGTTGAAAGAGAGGAGTTGTAGATTATACTTAAAGCTAAATAAACTGCATAAGTTAAGAGTGAGAACCACCAGCTGGTAGCAATTCTGTAGGAGCTGACATGAGTCCACAAGTGCCACGCTGTTATAAGAAAGTAAAAGGCATAACCAGATGTATTGCCTACAAAATGCACAATGATCTCTCTGCTCTAACAAGTATTAAGGGGTCTGAGTTCCACATGTAGCCCATCTGAAGAGATTGACCTCATGGAAGGAATCCAGAAAAAAATGGCAATGTCTGGGCAGAGACCTGTGATGGCCTGAATTTGGAGGAAAGGGCACTGCTGATATGTCTAAATAAACctagaaaaggaaacaagattAAAAAGGTGACAAGGAAAATCTGTAGATGAATAAATAGCTTCTGTGGAAAAGAGGGGGACATCTGACACTTGTGAGGTAAATTTCAAAGAGGAAGAGTCAGGTgttgctgtcagcagcagcttaTCTATGCTATGAATGATGAAGTGTTGGCATTAGTGCTTGCTGATGTTTAAGCAAGATATAGACAAACATCTCTTTGATGTATCTGACCCTGCTTCAGGGCAGGTGAATTGATTAGGAGCTCTTCTGAGATCACTTTCAACTCTGGCTCTGTGATCTGCTTTGTTAGAATGTGTCAAGCTGCTGTGTGAGGTTCTGTGCACATTTTACCTAAACTTTGCACCATCAGAAAAGCTTTGAATACCTACTTCAGAGTGAATTGTGCTTCAGGGCCCAAGGACTTAGAGATCACATCTTCCTGTGCTTTGGCATGTCAGGAGCAGTCAAAGAGTGCCAACAGCAGAGTGAGTGTATGGACAATCactggaaagagaaagagaagtcACTTCCCTTACAGAAGCAGGCATCCTTTGAGATGTGTTGTGCATATGCTCATTCCACAACCTGCTGTCCAACCCCTCTTCACTGCAGTCCTCTGCTCCTCTACAGTAACTGGACTCTGCAGTTGAGAGGAAACTGAGGTAGGGAGGCCTCACCCCAGGCTCCATTCCGGGCTGCCAAACATGAGCAGAGGCATCGTGTGGGTGCTGCTTCCCAAAGCTTTGGGCAGAGACACAGTGGAATATGCATATGGACAGCACACCTTGAAGCAATCCAGTTACTGTAAGGTAAGTAGCTTCTCTTTCTACTTACATTTAAGCAGGCAGAGGTAATTTGTGTACTATTTCAGAAGGATTATCAGGTGAACAAAAGCCAGCTGTTAAGAGCAATATCTCTGTGTGAAGTGTAAAACCCCCAGCTTGAAATATTGTTTTTGAAGAGTTGTTTACTTTGCCAAATTCATACTAAAGTACATTGTGCTTCTCAGTTTCCATTCTTATGTCATTGGATTTGTTGTGCCAAATCAAAAGGAGCTTGCAGAACTAGCCCgaaaaaaaggatttaaagGAACCTGGGAAGAGATCTGTAACAGTCCTGAGATGGAAAAAGAGGTTCTGAAGGTGCtagctgaggctgctgtggcaggTGAGTGCCTGGATAGATGGTATCAATCTTGCAGACTGCTATGTCTGTAAAATAGGTAAACATAGGCcctaaaatatttccttgtgTGTGTATATTTCATTGAACCTGTATGAAGTGAGATTTGAAAACAAAAGCCCCCAACAACAAAAGATTAATTGGGTCAGTTCTTTTGTCTCATGAAGCTTCTTTTAGTGTGGCCCATAGCTGAGGAAAGAATGTAAAACCAGTGAAGCTTTACAAGTACAGTTCTCTGTATATATGTGTGTTCTTTAAGATGTCCTGTAGTATCTTGTTGGCTTTGCTGCTGGTCTAAAACCAGTGTGGGCCAACTACAGATCCATAATCATAATGTGCATATTAGGTATGAGGCAGTCTCACATGCTGCTCTGATGTaaaacttgttttcattttttgtatAACATTGTTCTAATCAGAATTAAGTACTTTTAAAGGTTTGATGAAAGGTAGTATTTGATTCAATGCTTTtgatgttattttatatttggttttggttttcacATTTTTATCACAGGCTTTACCTTTAAATACTATGGATTTTAGTGAcaaattgcaaaaaaaaccctgaaaacccAAATCTAGTAATCTAATgccaaagggagaaaaagaggcAGGAAAATCTAAAAATGGCGGGTTGCACATGATAAATACACATTTGTGTATATTTTTGAAATTCAGCTTTAAAGGagagtatttttttattattgctatCTGTTGGCTACTTTTCttagttattttcttttctcatatCTGAAGCCACAGCAGAAATTGTTGCAGATGGTAGTGTTTTGTGCTGAAGGTGTAACATGGAGAGCACTGCTCTCTTTCAGTACAGGGAAGAGCTCCCATATGAACTGAATTCCCTTGATCAATTTAGAACTATGAGGAAAAAACAAACTCCCCCATTTTTTCTAACCTAAGAGTATGGATTTTAAGGTTTTCTCTCCAGATGATGAGTACCATGATGCTGATAGAGTTTTCTCGGGCCTTCTGCTGGccagagtgaccctgagatgtgttagaaagtctcttttcccagcctggcagttgaagaaggagtcagaactcttctGTTTtcgttctcaaggttgtttattctatcttatctataaaattctttctctggcctgctgaggtccattcagcaggtcagacagaggaACACTGGCTGCCCTTGGGCGGTCTAatcttttatactaaaaactacatgtacaatatttacaatgacttcccaatacctattacctgtgttagacagtgggattctaccttaaaccaatccaaaagtgccagcatcacagTAGAAagtggaggccaagaagaaggagaaagactggacacacccagattcctctatcttgcctcctgaaccaccattctaaaaaccccaaaaatctatttttcacctcCGTGACAAACTAACTAGGCTTTCGTGGCTTGCAGGTCCTCATATAaaattggtaattttttccatggatCATAATTAAAGTCACAGGTGTCCTGgtctctgtgccaaggtctctgagctccctggcagGGGTTTGAGCCATCCAAGACagacagagggatgtcctgaattcCATCAGAGTTTGTTTTGAGGATATCATTTCCATGTACTGAGGAAGTGCATGGAAGTTAGGGAGCTGCATAGATACCTGAACAGCTGGGCTTTATTCCAGTATTTCTGTGGAAATTGGACAAACAAGTACTAGCAGATTGTGTCCTTCTGCTTGTGACCCCAGAGGTGGCCAAACCAACCATGGGGAGTTGGAGGGGCACTTCTTCATTCAGGTCACCTGTGTGAGAACATGGTTTCTCCTTTTGCGCTTAACTTCAGGAAAACAGCTCCATTTAGGTTCTGtattaaaaatgtttctttccaCAGCAAACCTGGAGAAGTTTGAAATCCCAGTGAAGATCCGTTTGAGCCCGGATCCCTGGACCCCAGAGACTGGTCTGGTGACGGACGCGTTCAAGCTGAAGCGCAAGGAGCTGACGGCGTTCTACCAGCCGGACATTGAGCGCATGTACGGCACCAACGTCAAAtagcccctgcccgctgctgctctgcccagctggaCCCAACAGCAAATACTTGAATTGCCTGTCTCAACCCGACACTTGAGATCAACACACAAAACCACCACTCCTCATTCCCAGCGCAAACTGCTCTTTCTAATGACATCTAATGACACACCACGATGACTGGCGAGTTTGGTAAAATGTTATGGCAGCAAATTTGGgtgtctccttttctccagttTTCTCTGCCACCTTGTCAGTCTGTGGATTTTCCCAGGTCTTTTTGGGAAACCATGATTCTGAAGCCTCAAGTTTTTAAACATTTATAAATCCTGTATAATGTTTTAtttgtatctttaaaatttggATGTATATAGAGAGAACTTGGCTATATAAGAAATGGTTATACTGGGGG includes these proteins:
- the ACSL3 gene encoding fatty acid CoA ligase Acsl3 isoform X2: MKLKHNINPILLQFINFIVLVYSLVTYIPWYILSGSKQAIAKAKQVKARPVNNKPGGAYRSVNSLHCLASVLYPGCDTLDKVFKYAKTKYKDKKLLGTREILKEEDEIQPSGKVFKKVILGKYTWLSYEDVYIKAVNFGNGLAVLGQQPKTNIAIFCETRAEWMIAAQACFMCNYQLVTLYATLGGPAIVHGLNETEVTTIITSKELMQTKLKEIVSQVPLLRHIITVDGKPTTWAEFPKGVIVHTMASVQAMGAKADTGNKQPSRPVPSDIAVIMYTSGSTGIPKGVMISHCNIIAGITGMAERIPNLGEKDIYIGYLPLAHVLELSAELVCLSHGCRIGYSSPQTLADQSSKIKKGSKGDVTTLKPTLMAAVPEIMDRIYKNVMNKVNEMTSFQRNLFILAYNYKMEQISKGYTTPLCDSLIFRKVRMLLGGKIRVLLCGGAPLSAATQRFMNICFCCPVGQGYGLTESAGAGTITEVWDYTTGRVGAPLVCCEIKLMNWEEGGYYNTDKPYPRGEILIGGQNVTVGYYKNEARTKKDFTVDENGQRWLHTGDIGEFHHDGCLKIIDRKKDLVKLQAGEYVSLGKVEAALKNLPLVDNICAYASSNWTLQLRGN
- the ACSL3 gene encoding fatty acid CoA ligase Acsl3 isoform X1, which codes for MKLKHNINPILLQFINFIVLVYSLVTYIPWYILSGSKQAIAKAKQVKARPVNNKPGGAYRSVNSLHCLASVLYPGCDTLDKVFKYAKTKYKDKKLLGTREILKEEDEIQPSGKVFKKVILGKYTWLSYEDVYIKAVNFGNGLAVLGQQPKTNIAIFCETRAEWMIAAQACFMCNYQLVTLYATLGGPAIVHGLNETEVTTIITSKELMQTKLKEIVSQVPLLRHIITVDGKPTTWAEFPKGVIVHTMASVQAMGAKADTGNKQPSRPVPSDIAVIMYTSGSTGIPKGVMISHCNIIAGITGMAERIPNLGEKDIYIGYLPLAHVLELSAELVCLSHGCRIGYSSPQTLADQSSKIKKGSKGDVTTLKPTLMAAVPEIMDRIYKNVMNKVNEMTSFQRNLFILAYNYKMEQISKGYTTPLCDSLIFRKVRMLLGGKIRVLLCGGAPLSAATQRFMNICFCCPVGQGYGLTESAGAGTITEVWDYTTGRVGAPLVCCEIKLMNWEEGGYYNTDKPYPRGEILIGGQNVTVGYYKNEARTKKDFTVDENGQRWLHTGDIGEFHHDGCLKIIDRKKDLVKLQAGEYVSLGKVEAALKNLPLVDNICAYASSFHSYVIGFVVPNQKELAELARKKGFKGTWEEICNSPEMEKEVLKVLAEAAVAANLEKFEIPVKIRLSPDPWTPETGLVTDAFKLKRKELTAFYQPDIERMYGTNVK